One window of the Lachancea thermotolerans CBS 6340 chromosome A complete sequence genome contains the following:
- the BET2 gene encoding Rab geranylgeranyltransferase BET2 (highly similar to uniprot|P20133 Saccharomyces cerevisiae YPR176C BET2 Beta subunit of Type II geranylgeranyltransferase required for vesicular transport between the endoplasmic reticulum and the Golgi provides a membrane attachment moiety to Rab-like proteins Ypt1p and Sec4p): MADLKLNKESHVSYIKSLDSKRQDYEYWLSEHLRLNGVYWGLTALCLLDAKNTFNKQEIIEFVRSCWDAKTGGFSAFPGHDAHIHTTLSGIQILATYNALDEVLEGEALKQCISFIKDNQLPDGSFQGDRFGEVDARFVYSALNALSILGELTPEVVDPAVAFIKRCYNFDGGFGLCPGAESHAAMAFTCIGALAIVGKLGELSADQFENIGWWLCERQVPEGGLNGRPSKQPDVCYSWWVLSSLAIIGKLEWISFEKLREFILKSQDPKSGGISDRPDNEVDVFHTIFGLAGLSLMGYDGLIEIDPVYCMPTSVTKTFKKYPY; this comes from the coding sequence ATGGCGGACTTGAAActgaacaaagaaagcCATGTTAGCTACATTAAGTCACTAGATTCTAAGCGACAAGATTATGAATACTGGCTGTCGGAACACCTTCGCTTGAACGGTGTGTACTGGGGCTTGACTGCCTTGTGCCTCTTGGACGCCAAGAATACATTCAATAAACAGGAGATTATTGAGTTTGTAAGAAGTTGCTGGGACGCCAAGACCGGTGGATTCAGCGCCTTTCCTGGGCATGATGCACATATCCACACTACACTCTCAGGTATTCAGATTCTGGCCACTTATAACGCACTGGACGAGGTCTTAGAGGGTGAAGCACTGAAACAGTGCATCTCTTTTATTAAAGACAACCAGCTGCCCGACggatcttttcaaggtgaCCGATTCGGAGAGGTGGATGCTCGATTTGTGTATTCGGCACTGAACGCGCTGTCAATTCTAGGGGAGTTGACTCCAGAAGTGGTGGACCCCGCCGTAGCTTTCATCAAGCGTTGTTACAACTTCGATGGTGGGTTTGGGCTATGTCCAGGAGCTGAGAGCCATGCGGCCATGGCATTCACTTGCATCGGAGCGCTGGCTATTGTTGGAAAGCTGGGCGAACTTTCCGCGGACCAGTTTGAGAATATCGGATGGTGGTTGTGCGAGCGGCAGGTGCCGGAAGGAGGCCTCAACGGGCGTCCCAGCAAACAACCGGATGTGTGCTACAGTTGGTGGGTCCTTTCATCGCTGGCTATCATCGGAAAACTGGAATGGATAAGCTTCGAAAAGCTACGCGAGTTTATATTGAAGTCTCAAGACCCCAAGTCCGGAGGCATAAGCGATCGGCCTGACAATGAGGTCGATGTCTTTCACACGATATTTGGCCTTGCAGGGCTAAGCCTCATGGGGTATGATGGCCTTATTGAAATCGACCCCGTATATTGCATGCCAACCTCTGTGACTAAgaccttcaagaaatatCCGTATTAA
- the DPB2 gene encoding DNA polymerase epsilon noncatalytic subunit (similar to uniprot|P24482 Saccharomyces cerevisiae YPR175W DPB2 Second largest subunit of DNA polymerase II (DNA polymerase epsilon) required for normal yeast chromosomal replication expression peaks at the G1/S phase boundary potential Cdc28p substrate): protein MDPVVALPVKIQPGLLRPLAYRVLSKKYGLNIKSDGLAALADYIGNRFGMNWRKDSGTFKFLEQFAAIWDQQERGLFIDRVGVEEVIKEVKERSKASQIPKKVAGEESQSSVRPKTLDNFLANRQPSAAEQNILPSSLVAPDVDQDVTDVTEEAQRMEVDEPALPTDSGDLDWQDHFKIIDAFAQQNFIYDHTTRQYRLKGQRARKVIPQAESNVAMFANRYHVVKDRVMRNDLFQGHGDTFNPLSSIAGPMSSGPGSFSSQNMTITQIKNLLGRDGRSFLLLGLLRPNYKGGWSLEDPSGSVEVDLSQAIPTVGTFYVSGCILLAEGIYFSAGHKFHVASLAHPPGERREATMDAIGNLDLLGVHQQSSPNYISRIDKDLKIRMHLLERELTDHRFAFLGGDLFLDQPQILEALRKVFAKLEGDPPTMMVLQGSFSSAPLFPVMSSKNISATSAYKNNFDALALLLLNFERLINETTFVFIPGNNDPWSSTVSLGTAGVWPQKPIPGIFAQRINRVCKKIHWGSNPTRVAYLSQELILVRDDINGRFKRHNIAFPAIMDDEEYGGEVADSALAQDALMPELNDNYEGIDQLVKSQDQLAASVQESRRLVKTILDQGHISPFVSSTRPVIWNLDHTLHLTPIPSLMVICDTTASQFEVTYNGCKSVNVGSFLYKRRARYVEYRPSSRKVVREEVYF from the coding sequence ATGGATCCGGTCGTGGCACTGCCAGTGAAGATTCAGCCTGGGCTGCTGAGACCGCTCGCGTATCGCGTTTTATCCAAAAAGTATGGATTGAATATCAAATCCGATGGGCTAGCAGCTTTGGCAGACTACATAGGAAACAGGTTCGGCATGAACTGGAGGAAGGATAGCGGAACATTCAAATTCCTAGAGCAGTTTGCTGCGATTTGGGATCAGCAAGAGAGAGGGCTTTTCATTGACAGGGTCGGAGTTGAGGAGgtcatcaaagaagttAAAGAGCGGTCCAAAGCTAGTCAAATTCCGAAAAAGGTTGCTGGAGAGGAATCACAGTCTTCTGTGAGGCCGAAGACTCTCGacaactttttggcaaaCCGCCAGCcctcagcagcagagcAGAACATCTTGCCAAGTTCTCTGGTAGCTCCGGACGTTGATCAAGATGTTACAGATGTCACAGAGGAAGCACAGAGAATGGAAGTTGACGAACCTGCCTTGCCTACTGACTCCGGAGACCTTGACTGGCAAGATCACTTCAAAATTATCGACGCTTTCGCACAGCAAAACTTTATTTATGACCACACGACAAGACAGTACCGCCTCAAAGGGCAGCGGGCTAGAAAGGTGATACCCCAGGCCGAATCGAACGTAGCGATGTTTGCGAATCGATACCATGTGGTCAAAGATCGGGTAATGAGGAATGATCTCTTTCAAGGGCATGGCGACACTTTCAATCCTCTTTCATCAATTGCAGGGCCAATGAGCAGTGGGCCAGGTAGTTTCTCTTCCCAAAACATGACTATCACtcaaatcaaaaacctgCTTGGAAGAGACggcagaagctttttgttgttgggCCTCCTCAGACCGAACTACAAAGGTGGATGGTCTTTAGAAGATCCCTCCGGTTCTGTGGAAGTTGATTTGTCCCAAGCCATCCCTACGGTAGGTACATTTTACGTTTCAGGATGTATACTGTTGGCAGAGGGAATCTATTTCTCAGCTGGGCATAAGTTTCACGTCGCATCACTGGCGCATCCACCTGGTGAAAGAAGGGAAGCAACTATGGACGCCATTGGCAACTTGGACCTGCTGGGGGTTCATCAGCAGTCGAGCCCCAATTACATATCAAGAATCGACAAGGATCTTAAGATTCGGATGCACCTCTTGGAAAGGGAATTGACAGACCATAGATTTGCCTTTCTCGGCGGTGACCTTTTCTTGGATCAACCTCAAATTCTAGAAGCACTACGCAAGGTCTTCGCCAAGTTAGAGGGGGACCCGCCAACGATGATGGTCCTTCAGGGTTCTTTCAGTTCTGCTCCCCTTTTCCCAGTAATGAGCAGCAAAAATATCAGCGCCACATCGgcctacaaaaacaatttcGACGCATTAGCACTGCTActtttgaacttcgagCGACTTATAAATGAGACAACATTTGTCTTTATACCCGGGAACAATGACCCCTGGTCTTCCACTGTGAGCTTAGGAACTGCTGGCGTGTGGCCTCAGAAACCTATTCCCGGAATTTTCGCTCAACGTATCAATAGAGTGTGCAAAAAGATCCACTGGGGCTCTAATCCTACACGGGTTGCCTACCTCTCTCAAGAACTGATTTTAGTGAGGGATGATATTAACGGTAGGTTCAAGCGTCACAATATTGCATTTCCCGCCATAATGGATGATGAAGAGTACGGAGGCGAAGTTGCTGATTCTGCCCTTGCACAAGATGCCTTAATGCCTGAGTTAAATGACAACTACGAAGGAATTGACCAACTGGTCAAGTCCCAAGATCAATTAGCTGCCAGCGTTCAAGAATCACGAAGATTGGTAAAAACCATCCTTGACCAAGGACACATATCCCCATTTGTCAGTTCTACCAGGCCTGTAATATGGAATCTCGATCACACTTTACATCTCACGCCCATTCCTAGTCTTATGGTTATCTGTGATACTACGGCCTCACAGTTCGAAGTTACTTATAATGGCTGCAAGTCTGTCAACGTTGGAAGTTTTCTATATAAAAGGAGAGCGAGATATGTTGAGTATCGACCTTCCTCTAGAAAAGTAGTTCGAGAAGAGGTTTACTTTTAA
- the CSA1 gene encoding Csa1p (weakly similar to uniprot|P52919 Saccharomyces cerevisiae YLR457C NBP1 Component of the mitotic apparatus containing a coiled-coil domain essential for the G2/M transition), with amino-acid sequence MEAAKNYFKSWFNADEPRKVERGSLDKWRKRSQMLDGLGGRGARRGRTSVTLRNKTTGKSLRPKRTAPGIWNLVKGVFSREDQDLREMKNAYTALKLRSNNRGMQTRSQVQRRIASSAALKRKLLEKQYDEKRLDELRRGRKPGPRAVALEPRNISQPNFDTDRVILLQHKVDALKEQLNEVERELHLTRKRLKFTQEKNALLEGLLNDANVDDDYLKSRRRITNLQREDLKPEYDALPPSPHRAISPLVTSSPRKVELPQDDFYERYRSIPTAELLRRDPESSLSPIRVDLSKYSSSRAP; translated from the coding sequence ATGGAAGCAGCAAAGAATTACTTCAAGAGCTGGTTCAACGCAGACGAGCCGCGCAAGGTTGAGCGCGGCTCGTTAGACAAGTGGCGCAAACGGTCACAAATGCTTGATGGGTTGGgtggccgcggcgcgcgaAGAGGTCGAACTTCGGTCACGTTGAGGAATAAGACGACGGGCAAAAGCCTGAGGCCCAAGAGAACAGCGCCCGGGATCTGGAACCTGGTAAAGGGCGTGTTTTCCAGAGAGGACCAGGATCTACGCGAGATGAAGAATGCATACACAGCCCTTAAGCTTCGCAGCAATAATCGCGGCATGCAGACCCGGTCTCAGGTTCAAAGGCGGATCGCATCCAGCGCAGCTCTGAAACGCAAGCTGCTCGAAAAACAATACGATGAAAAACGCCTCGATGAGCTGCGGCGGGGCCGCAAACCGGGCCCCAGGGCAGTTGCCCTTGAGCCTCGAAACATTTCTCAGCCCAATTTTGACACTGACCGAGTAATCTTGTTGCAGCACAAGGTGGACGCACTCAAAGAACAACTGAATGAGGTAGAGCGCGAGCTTCACTTGACTCGCAAGAGGCTCAAATTCACTCAGGAGAAGAACGCACTTTTGGAGGGCCTTCTCAACGATGCCAATGTCGATGACGACTACTTAAAATCGAGAAGGCGCATCACCAACCTACAAAGGGAGGACCTAAAACCCGAATACGATGCGCTGCCACCGTCGCCGCATCGCGCTATCAGTCCGTTGGTCACCTCAAGTCCTAGAAAGGTAGAGCTCCCGCAAGACGACTTTTATGAGAGATACCGCTCAATTCCAACCGCAGAACTACTTAGAAGAGACCCTGAAAGCTCTCTGTCCCCAATTAGAGTAGATTTATCGAAATACTCATCCTCTAGGGCTCCTTAG
- the VPS4 gene encoding AAA family ATPase VPS4 (highly similar to uniprot|P52917 Saccharomyces cerevisiae YPR173C VPS4 Defective in vacuolar protein sorting homologous to mouse SKD1 and to human hVPS4 AAA-type ATPase), with protein MSTGDFLTKGIGLIQKAIDLDTATQYEEAYTAYYNGLDYLMLALKYEKNPKSKDLIRTKFTEYLNRAEQLKEHLEAKEDTQKSKKDSPAKKTSANSNDDDADDKKLRGALSGAILTEKPNVRWEDIAGLEGAKAALKEAVILPVKFPHLFTGNRKPTSGILLFGPPGTGKSYLAKAVATEANSTFFSISSSDLVSKWMGESERLVKQLFAMARENKPSIIFIDEVDALTGQRGEGESEASRRIKTELLVQMNGVGNDSQGVLVLGATNIPWQLDSAIRRRFEKRIYISLPDLAARTRMFELNIGETPCSLTKEDYRTLAQLTEGYSGSDIAVVVKDALMQPIRKIQNATHFKNVSEDPEHRKLTPCSPGDKDAIEMSWVDIEADELQEPELNIKDFLKAIKTTRPTVNEEDLRKQIEFTRDFGQEGD; from the coding sequence ATGAGTACGGGCGATTTTCTGACGAAAGGAATTGGGTTGATCCAAAAGGCTATTGATCTAGACACAGCGACCCAGTATGAGGAGGCATACACCGCATATTACAATGGGCTGGACTACCTTATGCTAGCTCTGAAATACGAGAAAAACCCCAAGTCTAAGGACCTCATTAGAACTAAATTCACTGAATACCTCAACCGCGCTGAGCAACTTAAGGAACACCTGGAGGCAAAAGAGGATACacaaaagagcaagaaagacTCCCCGGCAAAAAAGACCAGTGCAAACTCCAATGATGACGACGCCGacgacaagaagctgagagGTGCTCTTTCGGGCGCAATTCTGACCGAAAAGCCTAACGTTCGGTGGGAAGATATTGCTGGGCTCGAAGGAGCTAAagctgctttgaaagaagctgtgATTCTTCCTGTTAAGTTCCCTCACTTGTTCACAGGAAACCGTAAACCCACGTCCGGTATTTTACTTTTCGGTCCCCCCGGAACCGGTAAGTCGTACTTGGCTAAAGCAGTTGCAACAGAGGCCAACTCTACGTTTTTCAGCATAAGTTCTAGTGATTTAGTGTCGAAGTGGATGGGTGAGTCTGAGAGACTGGtaaagcagctttttgcaaTGGCTAGGGAAAACAAGCCCTCCATCATTTTCATAGACGAAGTGGACGCGCTGACTGGCCAGCGAGGCGAGGGCGAAAGCGAAGCTAGCAGAAGAATCAAGACCGAGCTCCTAGTACAAATGAACGGTGTCGGAAACGACTCTCAAGGCGTTCTCGTGCTTGGCGCTACCAACATCCCATGGCAGCTTGATAGCGCCATCAGGAGAAGatttgagaaaagaatATATATTTCGCTGCCAGACTTAGCCGCTCGCACCAGGATGTTCGAACTCAACATTGGCGAAACTCCCTGCAGCCTTACCAAGGAGGATTACAGGACGCTGGCGCAGCTCACAGAAGGTTACTCTGGTAGCGATATAGCAGTTGTGGTCAAAGACGCGTTAATGCAGCCTATTCGTAAGATTCAAAACGCCACtcacttcaaaaatgtgtCTGAGGATCCCGAGCATCGCAAACTGACCCCTTGCTCCCCAGGAGACAAGGACGCTATCGAGATGAGCTGGGTTGACATCGAAGCGGATGAGCTACAGGAGCCAGAGCTCAACATCAAAGACTTCCTCAAAGCCATCAAGACAACAAGACCCACTGTCAACGAGGAAGATCTGCGGAAACAGATCGAGTTCACTCGAGACTTCGGCCAGGAAGGCGATTGA
- a CDS encoding pyridoxal 5'-phosphate synthase (similar to uniprot|Q06608 Saccharomyces cerevisiae YPR172W Protein of unknown function transcriptionally activated by Yrm1p along with genes involved in multidrug resistance) yields MSCPDSLPEHVLSLLKTSKYLHLATCSKPECIPSVSLMNYTYISPEKVFVADKEKGATGERRHYIIMATQRDTEKYENIAQNPEVSVLIHDWVTAKKLSLRKSSMSNTPTPEPQSAAAAAAAQNPDHPSRLLNLLQELNQSELSQMSATLRGRAEAVDPSSEEFRYYEEALLKANPDAGVYTKGQNVAVVKVRLESAKVSDRENNTSFYD; encoded by the coding sequence ATGTCGTGCCCTGATAGCCTGCCAGAACATGTTTTGAGCCTGTTGAAGACTTCCAAATATCTTCATTTGGCCACTTGCTCCAAGCCGGAGTGCATTCcttcagtttctttgatgaactACACTTACATCTCGCCAGAGAAGGTGTTTGTTGCAGACAAGGAGAAAGGTGCAACGGGCGAAAGACGCCACTACATCATTATGGCGACGCAAAGAGACACAGAGAAGTATGAGAACATTGCTCAGAACCCGGAGGTGTCCGTGTTGATTCACGACTGGGTCAccgccaaaaagctgtCTTTGCGTAAAAGCAGCATGTCCAACACGCCAACACCAGAGCCCCAGAGCGCCGCGgcagccgctgccgccCAAAACCCAGACCACCCTAGCAGACTGCTCAACCTGCTTCAGGAATTGAACCAGTCCGAGCTTTCGCAGATGAGCGCAACTTTGAGGGGGCGCGCGGAAGCTGTCGACCCATCCAGTGAGGAATTCAGATACTAcgaagaagcgcttctCAAAGCTAATCCTGACGCGGGCGTATACACCAAAGGCCAGAACGTGGCCGTGGTCAAGGTGAGGCTCGAGAGCGCAAAAGTATCCGACCGTGAAAACAACACTAGCTTCTACGACTAA
- the PDP3 gene encoding Pdp3p (similar to uniprot|Q06188 Saccharomyces cerevisiae YLR455W Hypothetical ORF) — MEQKLTTGDLVLCKVGSFAPWPAVVFPQRLLRKDVYRRRRAECVAVCFFNDETYYWDKPARLKRLTKSTIERFLEDAPATEDPGLVGAYEEARDYTSLHEFVMQRLEEENRIEEWEKSAEADTKVEAGQDPFEGRPAGLKAGGAKLRKSSASASPPRGYPKARRAASGSADGSIGTKSSSASLKSRSMPESPSAVKKLSRLDHAKRVEISLLFRCKLQRNLVQRELPPGPDEIKESHKLLGKITENTLANPQFFDFEALKHSKLHKLLKVITNDDNLAEFHRECNDILASWSPVIAELKKDKLNQRRDT; from the coding sequence ATGGAGCAGAAACTAACTACAGGCGACTTAGTGCTGTGCAAAGTGGGCTCTTTTGCGCCGTGGCCCGCGGTGGTCTTCCCACAACGACTGCTGCGCAAGGACGTGTACAGGCGACGCAGGGCTGAGTGCGTAGCagtttgtttcttcaacgaTGAGACGTACTACTGGGACAAGCCTGCGAGGTTGAAGCGGCTGACGAAGAGCACGATTGAGCGGTTTCTGGAAGACGCCCCCGCCACAGAGGACCCAGGACTTGTAGGGGCCTACGAAGAAGCTCGGGACTACACTTCGCTGCACGAGTTTGTAATGCAGAGGCTGGAGGAAGAGAACAGGATAGAGGAGTGGGAGAAGAGCGCTGAGGCGGACACCAAGGTCGAGGCAGGGCAAGACCCATTCGAGGGCCGGCCCGCTGGCCTCAAGGCCGGCGGAGCCAAGCTCAGAAAGAGCTCTGCATCCGCATCGCCGCCGCGCGGTTACCCGAAAGCACGCAGAGCTGCCAGTGGCAGCGCCGATGGCAGCATTGGTACCAAATCAAGCTCCGCTTCCCTCAAGTCGCGCTCGATGCCCGAGTCGCCCTCTGCGGTCAAAAAACTATCGCGCCTAGACCATGCCAAGCGTGTAGAGATCTCACTGCTATTTCGCTGCAAGCTCCAGCGGAACCTGGTGCAGCGCGAGCTTCCACCTGGCCCTGACGAGATCAAAGAGTCCcacaagcttcttggaaaaatcACCGAAAACACGCTGGCCAATCCACAGTTCTTCGACTTCGAGGCCCTGAAGCACAGCAAACTGCACAAACTGCTCAAGGTCATTACCAATGACGATAACCTTGCCGAGTTCCACCGGGAATGCAATGACATCCTGGCCAGCTGGTCTCCCGTCATAGCAGAATTAAAAAAGGACAAACTCAACCAGCGCCGCGATACTTAA
- a CDS encoding KLTH0A01034p (similar to uniprot|P53322 Saccharomyces cerevisiae YGR260W TNA1 High affinity nicotinic acid plasma membrane permease), translating into MSEAKLEALATVGTSEKASTVSVTSRRSYNGDELSEIQQDLAQKHGVKQRKLEWKIDICVVPALVLLYFAAFLDRINISNARLYGMEEDLGLHGNQFNVALTVFFVPYIVFELVANYLAKLFKPHWCFSVSMFMFGCSTIGCGFVKSFGGLITVRVFLGVAESATFGLIFYILSSYYTPRQAQRRFSCFFSSVTLAGAAGGSIARQIYTGIGNKHLANWRWIFIIEGAATVFIAFLLFFITPDFPETAKFLKPNEKAFLKEKLQLYSRVESGFEVKFNWRDYLPLFKEPIFYANALAYLGLLVPSYGYAYFATSIIKLLGYTAVSAQQHSVYPWLAAFGYINIVAYLSDRLQNRWCFSVSSSIIGIAGLAMVLGSSAPHVRYGGCFVASLGLYGATPVVVCWTSINLGGHLRKSFGTAFQVGLGNIGGIIATFLFLQKDEPKYTSGLSVSIGFVGLSIISQLFIVFYCSFMNKKKMTLTYIERFEELPIEDRVLKGDLNPNFKYLL; encoded by the coding sequence ATGTCAGAAGCTAAGCTCGAGGCGCTCGCGACCGTTGGGACCAGCGAAAAGGCTTCGACTGTGAGCGTGACCAGCAGGAGATCATATAAcggcgatgagctttcgGAAATACAGCAGGACCTCGCGCAGAAGCACGGTGTGAAGCAGCGGAAATTGGAATGGAAAATTGACATATGTGTGGTGCCAGCGCTGGTTCTCCTGTACTTTGCAGCGTTCCTTGACCGGATCAATATTTCAAATGCCAGGCTTTATGGAATGGAAGAAGATCTGGGACTTCACGGCAACCAGTTCAATGTGGCGCTGACAGTGTTCTTCGTTCCCTACATTGTTTTCGAACTGGTTGCTAATTACCTGGCCAAGCTGTTCAAGCCTCATTGGTGCTTCTCGGTAAGCATGTTCATGTTTGGGTGTTCGACCATTGGGTGTGGTTTCGTCAAGTCGTTTGGTGGGCTCATCACTGTACGTGTATTCCTTGGGGTCGCCGAGTCTGCCACCTTCGGCCTAATATTTTACATTCTATCGTCCTATTACACCCCAAGGCAGGCCCAGAGGAGATTCTCATGCTTCTTTAGTTCTGTGACTTTGGCAGGCGCGGCTGGCGGGTCCATCGCGCGTCAAATTTACACAGGTATCGGCAACAAGCACCTTGCCAACTGGAGATGGATCTTCATTATTGAGGGCGCGGCCACGGTCTTTATTGCGTTCCTCCTGTTTTTCATCACCCCCGACTTCCCAGAAACAGCCAAATTCCTCAAGCCCAACGAaaaggcatttttgaaggaaaaaTTGCAACTATACTCCAGGGTGGAATCTGGgtttgaagtcaagttcAACTGGCGCGATTATTTGCcgcttttcaaggagcCCATTTTCTACGCTAATGCACTAGCATATTTAGGGCTCCTTGTTCCAAGTTATGGCTATGCTTATTTTGCAACTTCCATcatcaagcttcttggttACACTGCGGTCAGCGCCCAACAACATTCCGTATATCCATGGCTTGCGGCTTTCGGATACATTAATATTGTTGCCTATCTCTCCGACCGCCTCCAAAACCGTTGGTgtttttctgtttcttcGAGCATTATTGGAATTGCCGGTCTTGCAATGGTTTTAGGATCATCTGCACCCCATGTAAGATATGGTGGTTGCTTCGTGGCTTCTCTGGGGCTTTATGGCGCTACTCCGGTGGTTGTGTGCTGGACTTCTATTAATTTAGGCGGGCATTTGAGGAAGTCTTTTGGCACAGCCTTCCAAGTTGGGCTTGGAAATATCGGCGGGATCATCGcaacgtttttgtttctaCAAAAAGATGAGCCCAAATACACTTCTGGGCTTAGCGTTTCTATCGGGTTTGTGGGCCTTTCAATTATCAGTCAACTTTTTATTGTTTTCTACTGCAGCTtcatgaacaagaaaaagatgacACTAACGTACATTGAGAggtttgaagagcttcctATCGAAGATCGCGTCCTCAAGGGTGATCTGAACCCAAATTTCAAATACCTGTTATAA